A window from Musa acuminata AAA Group cultivar baxijiao unplaced genomic scaffold, Cavendish_Baxijiao_AAA HiC_scaffold_1139, whole genome shotgun sequence encodes these proteins:
- the LOC135671429 gene encoding cell division cycle 20.2, cofactor of APC complex-like yields MASSRTRRVEYDRFIPFRSAMDMDYARFALTMPSRPQRNGSRESPSSVAYQKLLDECILKNRSRILAFKSAPEAPASMLPQFDEPIRPPKKQQRRIPREPERVLDAHGMLDEDGLNLLDWGSNNMLAIGLDDTVCLWDDANKSTKVLLQAVEDSGPITSISWSPDSTVLAVALGNSVLALVDPATGKDVNVTEEDENLTPVLSLAWRSNSILTVGRSDGTVVDYDFRKDDTSICFYNGHRRGVCSLKWSALSGRYLASGGHDKLVYIWDACMPVSQHHPRRHKWLHRISSHTSIVKALDWCPTRSNLLASGGGRNDHCIKFWNTVNGACLNSIDAGSEVCALLWDKNKSELLTSHGSPKNQLTLWNYPSMTRAAELSGHSSRVHFLARSPLGGVVASATADETLRFWNIFETPKTTKPELPFAQFSVIR; encoded by the coding sequence ATGGCTTCTTCTCGTACTAGGCGTGTGGAGTACGACCGCTTCATCCCGTTCCGGTCGGCGATGGACATGGACTACGCACGCTTTGCCCTAACCATGCCTTCGCGACCGCAGCGTAATGGTTCGAGAGAATCCCCATCGAGCGTGGCGTACCAAAAGCTTCTTGATGAGTGCATTTTGAAGAACAGGTCTCGTATCCTCGCTTTCAAGAGTGCACCCGAGGCGCCGGCCAGCATGCTGCCCCAATTTGACGAGCCCATTCGGCCGCCGAAGAAGCAGCAGAGGCGAATCCCTAGAGAACCAGAGAGGGTTTTGGATGCCCACGGCATGTTGGATGAAGATGGTTTGAATCTCctcgactggggaagcaataatATGTTGGCGATTGGCCTCGACGACACAGTGTGCCTCTGGGATGATGCAAACAAGTCGACTAAGGTGCTTCTACAAGCCGTAGAAGACAGCGGACCTATCACTAGCATCAGCTGGTCGCCGGATAGCACAGTTCTTGCTGTCGCATTAGGCAATTCAGTTTTAGCCTTGGTTGATCCGGCAACAGGAAAAGATGTGAATGTGACGGAAGAAGATGAGAACCTGACCCCTGTGTTGTCACTTGCGTGGAGAAGTAATTCAATCTTGACGGTTGGAAGATCAGATGGCACTGTTGTTGATTATGACTTTAGAAAGGATGACACGTCCATCTGTTTCTATAATGGGCATCGGCGTGGAGTTTGCAGTCTTAAATGGTCTGCGTTGTCGGGGCGGTATTTGGCGAGTGGAGGGCACGACAAACTAGTGTACATATGGGATGCCTGCATGCCGGTCTCACAACACCATCCTCGCCGACATAAGTGGCTTCACCGCATCAGCAGCCACACTTCCATTGTGAAGGCCCTTGACTGGTGCCCAACTAGGAGCAACCtgctggcttctggtggaggTCGCAATGATCATTGCATTAAGTTTTGGAACACTGTTAACGGTGCTTGCTTGAACTCGATCGATGCTGGCTCTGAAGTTTGTGCATTGCTGTGGGACAAGAACAAATCTGAATTACTAACCTCCCATGGTTCTCCGAAGAATCAACTCACCCTGTGGAATTACCCATCCATGACGAGAGCGGCTGAGCTTTCCGGTCATTCATCCCGGGTTCATTTCTTGGCTAGGAGCCCATTGGGaggtgtagtagcttctgcaACAGCAGATGAAACACTCAGGTTTTGGAATATCTTTGAGACTCCCAAAACAACAAAACCTGAATTGCCCTTTGCCCAATTTAGTGTCATAAGATGA